One genomic region from Melioribacteraceae bacterium encodes:
- the aceE gene encoding pyruvate dehydrogenase (acetyl-transferring), homodimeric type: MNDIKNNGQSVLDEVELREWLESLEYVLQSGGPEKVKELLHNLSVYSQESGVEIPFTANTPYINTIPKENQPPFPGGREIERRIKSLIRWNAMAMVVRANKEESGIGGHISTYASAATLYEVGFNHFFRGKDGNHPGDIIYFQGHAAPGFYARAFLEGRLSKELLQNFRRELKPGGGLSSYPHPWLMPEFWEFPTVSMGLGPIQAIYQARFARYLEDRGLKQPSDQKVWAFLGDGETDEPEALGAISLAAREKLDNLIFVINCNLQRLDGPVRGNGNIIQELEASFRGAGWNVIKVIWGSDWDPLLDEDKNGLLIKRMNEIIDGESQNYIVRGGKFIRDHFFGKYPEVAKLVEKYSDETLEKMKRGGHDPEKVYAAFKAAVEHKDAPTVILAKTVKGYGLGEAGEGKNITHQQKKLNEDELKEFRTRFGIPISDDEVVKAPFYRPAEDSPEITYLKERRKQLGGYVPKRVVKATPVKTPSEELFEEFYQGTEGREVSTTMVFVRILSKLLRDKELGHLVVPIVPDEARTFGMEALFRQIGIYSHAGQLYEPVDKDSLLYYKEAKNGQILEEGITEAGSMSSFIAAGTAYATHGINTIPFFIYYSMFGFQRFGDLAWAAGDMRCKGFLLGATAGRTTLAGEGLQHQDGNSLLLSYTLPNLMAYDPAFAYELAVIVRDGIYRMYEKQENIFYYITVMNENYAQPEMPQGSKEGILKGMYRFKKSELKNAKGKVHLLGSGTILNEVIKAAEKLEKDYSVAADIWSVTSYKNLHLDAQETERWNMLNPDKDQRTPYVSEITKGESGVFVAASDFVQLSSDAIAKWLPGPLHSLGTFGFGRSEGRASLRDFFEVDTKHIVYASLHSLAKEGKIKTETVKKAQKDLGINPDKPNPAKS; the protein is encoded by the coding sequence ATGAACGATATTAAAAACAATGGTCAGTCAGTCCTCGATGAAGTTGAGTTACGGGAATGGCTTGAATCGCTTGAATATGTCCTGCAATCGGGAGGACCTGAAAAAGTAAAAGAGCTTTTGCACAACTTAAGTGTTTACTCGCAGGAATCCGGTGTCGAAATCCCGTTTACTGCAAACACCCCTTATATAAATACAATTCCAAAAGAGAATCAGCCCCCGTTCCCGGGCGGAAGAGAAATTGAACGCCGTATAAAAAGTTTGATACGTTGGAATGCAATGGCTATGGTTGTCCGCGCTAATAAAGAGGAATCCGGAATAGGCGGACATATTTCCACCTATGCATCGGCCGCTACTTTGTACGAAGTCGGCTTTAATCATTTCTTCAGAGGAAAGGACGGAAATCATCCAGGGGACATAATTTATTTTCAGGGGCATGCCGCACCCGGCTTTTATGCCCGCGCTTTCCTGGAAGGAAGACTTTCTAAAGAGCTGCTGCAGAATTTTAGAAGGGAATTAAAACCAGGCGGCGGATTATCTTCCTACCCGCATCCCTGGCTGATGCCGGAGTTCTGGGAATTCCCGACTGTTTCGATGGGTCTGGGCCCGATCCAGGCAATTTATCAGGCCCGATTCGCCAGGTATCTCGAAGACAGAGGATTGAAACAGCCAAGCGATCAGAAAGTATGGGCATTCCTTGGAGACGGCGAGACTGATGAGCCCGAAGCTCTCGGCGCAATATCTCTTGCTGCACGTGAGAAACTAGATAACCTGATTTTCGTAATCAATTGTAACTTACAACGCCTCGATGGCCCTGTTCGCGGAAACGGAAACATTATTCAGGAACTTGAAGCCAGTTTCCGGGGTGCAGGTTGGAATGTGATTAAAGTAATCTGGGGCAGCGATTGGGATCCATTGCTGGATGAAGATAAGAACGGACTTCTGATAAAAAGAATGAATGAAATTATTGACGGCGAATCCCAGAATTATATTGTACGCGGCGGAAAATTTATACGCGATCACTTCTTCGGCAAATATCCTGAAGTTGCCAAACTGGTTGAGAAATATTCGGATGAAACACTTGAGAAAATGAAACGCGGCGGTCACGATCCCGAAAAAGTATATGCCGCATTTAAAGCCGCTGTTGAACATAAAGACGCACCGACAGTTATTCTTGCCAAAACTGTTAAAGGTTATGGACTGGGAGAGGCAGGTGAAGGAAAGAATATCACACATCAGCAGAAGAAGTTGAATGAAGATGAACTGAAAGAATTCAGAACACGTTTCGGCATTCCGATCAGCGACGATGAAGTTGTTAAAGCTCCTTTCTATCGTCCTGCGGAGGATAGTCCTGAGATTACTTATTTGAAGGAGAGAAGAAAACAGCTCGGCGGTTACGTCCCTAAGAGGGTTGTTAAAGCAACACCTGTTAAGACGCCGTCAGAGGAATTGTTCGAGGAATTCTATCAGGGCACAGAGGGCCGAGAAGTTTCAACTACGATGGTGTTTGTTAGAATTTTATCGAAACTGCTGCGCGATAAGGAACTGGGTCATCTTGTTGTACCTATAGTACCGGATGAAGCGCGAACATTCGGAATGGAAGCGCTCTTCCGCCAGATCGGTATCTACTCGCACGCAGGCCAGCTCTACGAACCGGTTGATAAAGACAGTCTGCTCTATTATAAGGAAGCAAAGAACGGTCAGATTCTTGAAGAAGGAATTACAGAGGCCGGCTCCATGTCGTCGTTTATTGCCGCGGGAACTGCTTACGCCACACATGGAATTAATACTATTCCATTCTTTATCTATTATTCGATGTTCGGATTTCAGAGATTCGGCGATCTTGCCTGGGCCGCGGGTGATATGCGATGCAAGGGATTTCTCCTTGGTGCTACTGCCGGAAGAACTACTCTTGCCGGCGAGGGACTTCAGCATCAGGACGGAAACAGCCTGCTCCTCTCCTATACTCTTCCTAATCTAATGGCCTACGACCCTGCATTTGCCTATGAACTTGCTGTAATAGTCCGCGATGGAATTTACCGGATGTATGAAAAGCAGGAGAATATATTCTACTATATAACCGTGATGAACGAAAACTATGCTCAGCCCGAAATGCCCCAAGGATCAAAGGAAGGTATTCTGAAAGGAATGTACCGATTCAAAAAAAGTGAACTGAAAAATGCTAAGGGAAAAGTTCATCTTCTCGGTAGCGGTACAATTCTTAATGAAGTTATAAAAGCAGCTGAAAAGTTAGAAAAGGATTACAGTGTTGCCGCTGATATCTGGAGTGTTACTAGTTATAAGAATCTCCATCTGGATGCTCAGGAAACGGAAAGATGGAATATGCTGAATCCCGATAAAGATCAAAGAACGCCTTATGTTTCAGAAATAACCAAAGGTGAAAGCGGAGTATTCGTTGCCGCATCGGATTTTGTACAGCTCTCCAGCGATGCTATTGCTAAGTGGCTCCCCGGACCGCTTCATTCTCTCGGTACATTCGGATTCGGAAGAAGCGAAGGCCGCGCATCTCTTAGAGATTTCTTCGAAGTGGATACAAAACATATTGTGTATGCGTCACTCCATTCACTTGCTAAAGAAGGTAAAATAAAAACCGAAACCGTTAAAAAGGCACAGAAAGATTTGGGTATAAATCCGGATAAACCTAATCCGGCTAAAAGCTAA
- a CDS encoding dihydrolipoyllysine-residue acetyltransferase — translation MIVDFRMPFLGDGINSADVIKIPVKPGDKIEIDQVVVEIETDKATVEVPSEIAGIVKEVFVKEGSKTNVGEPVLSIEVDESDAPGKKSETRIVEAEPEKTAPVKKSELAETKIAADKPKPAINNYLSTYEFKIPALGENISSAQIVKVLVKPGDKIKTDQIVFEIETDKATVEVPAESAGVVKEVKIKEGDKVPVGSVALIIEGSETASASEPGIDTPASPVQPVSSSIEKKTEIKESAVAKEHSHMPQIITVPKDISKVVVPAAPSVRRFAREIGVEITGVRGSGPGGRISIEDVKAYAKNLNQQIQKGGIVGSGVSITKETLPDFSKWGEIDRQPMSNIRRKTAEHLSYAWATIPHVTQFDKADITELEKLRKQFGKKVEEAGGKLTVTGILLKVIASAMKVFPQFNASVDMEKNEIVYKKYFNIGIAVDTDRGLLVPVIRDVDKKNITQISVELNEISRKARDKKLSLEEMQGGCFTISNLGGIGGTYFTPIVNSPEVAILGVSKSAFEPVYIEGEFKPRLMMPLSLSYDHRIIDGADAIRFLRWVINALENPFLLSLEG, via the coding sequence ATGATAGTAGATTTTAGAATGCCGTTTCTTGGCGATGGAATAAATTCCGCTGATGTTATTAAAATACCTGTTAAACCGGGCGACAAAATTGAAATAGACCAGGTGGTTGTAGAAATTGAAACGGACAAGGCAACTGTCGAAGTCCCCTCCGAAATAGCCGGTATAGTTAAAGAGGTATTTGTAAAAGAAGGTAGTAAAACCAATGTAGGTGAACCGGTATTATCAATTGAGGTTGATGAAAGTGATGCACCAGGTAAAAAATCTGAAACCCGAATAGTAGAAGCAGAACCTGAAAAAACGGCGCCGGTCAAAAAATCTGAACTTGCCGAAACAAAAATTGCGGCGGACAAACCAAAACCGGCAATTAATAATTACTTATCAACTTATGAGTTTAAGATTCCGGCTCTCGGAGAAAATATCTCATCAGCCCAGATAGTAAAAGTACTTGTAAAGCCGGGGGACAAGATTAAGACTGATCAAATCGTTTTTGAAATTGAAACTGATAAAGCAACTGTAGAAGTTCCTGCGGAATCTGCAGGTGTTGTGAAAGAAGTTAAGATTAAAGAGGGTGATAAAGTACCCGTCGGATCAGTGGCTTTAATAATTGAAGGATCTGAAACGGCATCTGCGTCAGAACCGGGGATAGATACACCGGCCAGTCCGGTACAACCCGTTTCATCATCGATAGAGAAGAAGACTGAAATTAAAGAATCGGCTGTTGCCAAAGAACATTCACATATGCCGCAGATTATCACTGTTCCCAAAGATATTTCTAAAGTTGTTGTCCCTGCGGCGCCTTCCGTTAGAAGATTTGCCCGCGAAATCGGTGTCGAAATTACCGGAGTTAGAGGAAGCGGACCCGGCGGCAGAATATCGATTGAAGATGTTAAAGCGTATGCGAAAAATCTGAATCAGCAGATTCAGAAAGGAGGAATAGTTGGCAGCGGTGTTTCAATTACAAAAGAAACATTACCCGATTTCAGTAAGTGGGGAGAGATTGACCGTCAGCCAATGAGCAATATTCGCCGCAAGACTGCCGAGCATTTAAGCTATGCCTGGGCAACTATACCTCACGTTACACAATTCGATAAAGCCGATATTACTGAGCTTGAAAAACTCCGCAAACAATTCGGAAAGAAAGTTGAAGAAGCCGGCGGCAAACTTACTGTAACAGGAATTCTTCTCAAAGTGATTGCCTCGGCAATGAAAGTCTTTCCCCAGTTCAACGCCAGCGTTGATATGGAAAAGAATGAGATTGTTTACAAGAAATATTTCAACATCGGAATAGCTGTTGATACAGACAGAGGTTTGTTGGTGCCGGTGATCCGTGATGTAGACAAGAAAAATATTACTCAAATCTCAGTCGAGCTGAATGAGATTAGCAGGAAAGCACGCGATAAAAAACTCTCGCTCGAAGAGATGCAGGGCGGATGCTTTACAATTTCTAATCTTGGGGGAATCGGCGGAACATATTTTACGCCGATTGTTAATTCGCCGGAAGTTGCTATACTCGGTGTTTCGAAATCTGCTTTCGAGCCTGTTTATATTGAAGGGGAATTTAAACCAAGACTGATGATGCCTTTATCACTCTCTTATGATCACAGAATAATAGACGGTGCCGATGCTATCCGGTTTTTAAGATGGGTGATCAACGCTCTCGAAAATCCATTCCTGCTTAGCCTGGAAGGATAG